The following coding sequences lie in one Niabella agricola genomic window:
- a CDS encoding M28 family metallopeptidase — MKKLLAGVLIALAYISCNNLAKNGAGKEESLVFHTDSLVKHIKILSSDAFQGRKPFTDGEAKTIAYLQEQFRSLGAEPGNGSSYLQEVPMIDILSQPDTIMQVRTPNGALQLKGFDEYVLSTPKTEATVNLENVPVVFAGYGVVAPEYNWNDYEGLDVKGKIVMVLVNDPGFNNGDTTLFKGKTMTYYGRWTYKFEEAARQGARGCLVIHSTAAASYPFSVVQNSWNESELRLDNKDEKLLEAQGWIAMEAAKKLIVAGGQDTSIIAKADIPGFKAVPLNETVSTHIKTKVTRSKSHNVIAKVTGSKYPDEYVLYTAHWDHLGIGKPDAKGDSIYNGALDNASGTAALLEFARVWKSRQTPPERTVVFLAVTAEEQGLLGSAYYAQHPVYPLAKTVGVLNVDEVNNYGRTKDIMVVGQGQSEMEDLLKEEAGKLGRYISYDATPEAGHYFRSDHFSFAKAGVPALAQGFGIDVVGKGTAYGKKMQEEFNAQHYHGPSDEYQASWDLSGAVDDLQLLFRVGKRLAYGHAWPGWKAGSEFKAEREKTAAERTK; from the coding sequence ATGAAGAAACTGCTCGCTGGTGTATTAATAGCGCTTGCTTATATATCCTGTAATAACCTGGCAAAAAACGGCGCTGGTAAAGAGGAGTCCCTGGTATTCCATACAGATAGCCTTGTAAAGCATATCAAGATCCTGTCTTCGGATGCATTCCAGGGGCGCAAACCTTTTACCGATGGAGAAGCAAAAACGATCGCATATCTGCAGGAACAGTTCCGTTCGCTGGGAGCGGAGCCGGGTAATGGCAGCAGCTATCTGCAGGAAGTACCGATGATCGATATCCTGTCGCAGCCCGATACCATCATGCAGGTGCGTACTCCAAACGGAGCCCTGCAATTAAAGGGATTTGACGAGTATGTGTTGTCAACGCCGAAAACAGAGGCCACTGTAAACCTGGAGAATGTGCCGGTAGTATTTGCAGGCTATGGCGTGGTGGCTCCTGAATATAACTGGAACGATTATGAAGGACTGGATGTAAAAGGAAAGATTGTAATGGTACTGGTGAACGACCCTGGTTTTAATAATGGGGATACGACGCTGTTTAAAGGCAAAACGATGACCTACTACGGCCGCTGGACCTATAAATTTGAAGAAGCGGCCCGGCAGGGCGCCCGCGGCTGTCTGGTGATCCATAGCACGGCCGCAGCCAGCTATCCGTTCAGCGTGGTGCAGAACAGCTGGAATGAATCAGAGTTGCGGCTCGACAATAAAGATGAAAAATTACTGGAGGCTCAGGGTTGGATCGCCATGGAAGCGGCAAAAAAGCTGATCGTTGCCGGCGGGCAGGATACATCGATCATTGCTAAAGCAGACATACCCGGATTTAAAGCAGTGCCGCTGAATGAAACCGTTTCCACCCATATTAAAACGAAGGTTACGCGCAGCAAATCGCACAATGTAATTGCGAAGGTTACCGGCAGCAAATACCCCGATGAATATGTATTGTATACCGCGCACTGGGACCACCTCGGTATTGGCAAACCAGATGCAAAAGGCGATTCTATTTATAACGGGGCACTGGACAATGCCAGCGGTACGGCTGCCTTGCTGGAGTTTGCCAGAGTGTGGAAAAGCCGGCAAACCCCACCCGAGCGTACCGTCGTTTTTCTGGCCGTAACTGCAGAAGAGCAGGGGTTGCTGGGATCGGCTTATTATGCACAGCACCCAGTGTACCCGCTTGCAAAAACGGTTGGCGTATTGAACGTGGATGAGGTGAACAATTATGGCCGCACAAAGGATATCATGGTGGTTGGACAGGGGCAATCGGAGATGGAAGATCTTTTAAAGGAGGAAGCCGGGAAACTGGGCCGCTATATTTCTTATGATGCGACCCCGGAGGCCGGGCATTATTTCCGCTCGGATCATTTCAGTTTTGCCAAAGCGGGCGTGCCGGCGCTGGCACAGGGTTTTGGGATCGATGTGGTGGGAAAGGGAACAGCATATGGTAAAAAAATGCAGGAGGAGTTTAATGCACAGCATTACCATGGCCCTTCGGATGAATATCAGGCCAGTTGGGATCTGAGCGGGGCAGTGGATGATCTGCAACTGCTTTTTAGGGTTGGTAAAAGATTGGCCTACGGGCATGCCTGGCCCGGATGGAAGGCGGGTTCTGAGTTTAAAGCCGAACGGGAAAAGACCGCCGCGGAGCGGACAAAATAG
- a CDS encoding S9 family peptidase, whose amino-acid sequence MKSLLTKTTAVAAMMAAVTVSAQNNPGVLTVEEIMRDPKWMGSSPADIAWANDGHTLLFNWNPDRNPADSLYRVTMADKTPHKLAPEEQLRAVYAYQLRYNGKRTAAVWAKEGDVYYRASGGRVTRVTQTLEGEYNPVFSFNDTRIVYTRGQNLYSWDIATGASQQLTNFTSDAPADKNKKGNAEEEWLKQDQLATMDVLRERSNKRLATARYQKAVERVELRPVYLGGNMLTGVAISPDGRFVTYQLYTAGNGKRTVVPDYVTESGYTTDISGRTKVGSPQGSARFFVYDRIKDTAYKINTELIPGIRDIPAFVKDYPAQWEKLKKDPPLRNVNIWGVVWSPNGKYALLDVYADDNKDRWLMLMDTATRNLKLVNRQHDDAWVGGPGIDPRSIGWINSETAWFQSESTGYSHLYLYSLASGTERALTKGNYEVQDAKLSNDKQSFYITTNEVHPGEKQFYKLNIKTGTAQRLTTLEGANEVNLSPDEKYLAIRNSYINRPWELFLQENKAGAKLVQITHMAQSKAYLQYHWRIPEVISFAARDGAPVYARVYKPENPKPGMPAVLFVHGAGYLQNAHKWWSSYFREYMFNNLLADNGYYVMDIDYRGSAGYGRNWRTGIYRHMGGRDLTDHVDAVKYLTDTYKIDPAKVGIYGGSYGGFMTLMALFTMPDVFTSGAALRPVTDWANYNHGYTSNILNEPFTDSIAYHKSSPVYFAKGLKGNLLICHGMVDVNVHYQDAVKLAQRLMELKKDNWELASYPMEDHGFVEPASWTDEYKRIFKIFEQTLKK is encoded by the coding sequence ATGAAGAGTCTATTGACAAAAACCACTGCAGTTGCTGCAATGATGGCCGCTGTTACTGTATCAGCACAGAATAACCCGGGAGTATTAACCGTAGAGGAGATCATGCGTGATCCGAAATGGATGGGCAGTTCTCCCGCTGATATAGCTTGGGCAAATGATGGGCATACGTTGTTGTTTAACTGGAATCCCGATCGTAATCCGGCTGATTCACTATACCGGGTAACCATGGCAGACAAAACTCCGCATAAGCTGGCGCCGGAAGAACAGCTCCGGGCTGTATATGCATACCAATTGCGCTACAATGGCAAGCGGACTGCAGCTGTTTGGGCAAAGGAGGGAGATGTCTATTACCGGGCATCCGGCGGCAGGGTAACGCGGGTCACACAAACCCTGGAAGGAGAATATAACCCTGTGTTCAGCTTTAACGATACACGAATCGTATATACCCGTGGCCAGAATCTTTATTCCTGGGACATTGCTACCGGTGCATCCCAACAACTGACCAATTTTACAAGCGATGCGCCGGCAGATAAAAATAAAAAAGGAAACGCAGAGGAGGAATGGCTAAAACAGGATCAACTGGCTACCATGGATGTATTGCGGGAACGGAGCAACAAGCGTCTTGCTACAGCGCGTTATCAAAAAGCAGTGGAGCGGGTAGAACTGCGGCCGGTTTATCTCGGAGGTAATATGCTCACAGGAGTTGCCATCAGTCCCGATGGGCGGTTTGTAACTTACCAGCTGTACACTGCAGGAAACGGTAAAAGAACTGTCGTACCGGATTATGTAACGGAAAGCGGCTATACCACCGATATTTCCGGTCGCACAAAAGTGGGCAGTCCCCAGGGCAGCGCGCGTTTTTTTGTTTATGATCGTATAAAAGATACAGCCTATAAAATTAACACCGAACTGATCCCCGGCATCCGTGACATACCGGCATTTGTAAAAGACTATCCGGCGCAATGGGAAAAGCTAAAAAAAGATCCGCCGCTCCGTAATGTAAATATATGGGGTGTAGTGTGGTCGCCCAACGGCAAATACGCCCTGCTGGACGTATATGCCGATGATAACAAAGACCGGTGGCTGATGCTGATGGATACTGCCACAAGGAACCTGAAACTGGTGAATCGGCAACACGATGATGCCTGGGTCGGCGGGCCGGGCATTGACCCGCGTTCCATCGGGTGGATCAACAGTGAAACGGCCTGGTTTCAAAGCGAAAGTACCGGATATTCGCATCTGTATCTTTATTCCCTGGCATCCGGTACCGAACGGGCGCTCACAAAAGGCAACTACGAAGTACAGGACGCGAAACTCTCCAACGATAAGCAATCCTTTTATATTACAACCAACGAGGTACACCCGGGCGAAAAGCAGTTTTATAAACTGAATATAAAAACCGGAACAGCCCAAAGACTTACCACGCTTGAGGGCGCTAATGAGGTTAACCTGTCGCCCGATGAAAAATACCTGGCCATCCGGAATTCTTATATCAACAGGCCCTGGGAGCTGTTTCTGCAGGAAAACAAAGCAGGTGCAAAGCTGGTCCAGATCACGCATATGGCGCAGTCAAAGGCGTATCTCCAGTATCACTGGCGTATACCGGAGGTGATCTCCTTTGCTGCCAGGGATGGGGCACCGGTATATGCAAGGGTTTACAAACCGGAGAATCCCAAACCCGGTATGCCGGCGGTGCTTTTTGTACATGGCGCGGGATACCTGCAAAATGCGCATAAATGGTGGAGCTCCTATTTCCGGGAATATATGTTCAATAATCTTCTTGCGGACAATGGTTATTACGTAATGGATATCGACTATCGGGGTAGTGCCGGTTATGGCCGCAACTGGCGTACCGGTATTTACCGGCATATGGGTGGCAGGGATCTGACCGATCATGTAGATGCCGTAAAATATTTAACCGATACCTATAAGATCGATCCTGCAAAAGTGGGCATATATGGCGGGTCTTATGGGGGCTTTATGACCCTGATGGCTTTGTTTACAATGCCGGATGTATTTACGAGCGGGGCAGCGCTACGGCCGGTTACCGATTGGGCCAACTACAACCATGGATATACCTCCAATATTCTGAACGAACCGTTTACCGATAGTATTGCCTATCATAAAAGTTCGCCGGTCTATTTTGCAAAAGGACTAAAGGGC